CGGGAGCGATCTGCGGATCATCCGCCGAAACGGTCGCCTGCTCGCGGGGTGTGACGCCTACCCCGACTGCGAGACGGCCTTCACCGTCCCCGCTGGCGTCGTCGTCGACGACTGTCCATGTGGACTGCCGGTCTTCGAGACGGCGACGGGGCGGCGGTGTCTGGACGGGACCTGTGACCGGTAGCCACCGCAGCGGTTCCGCCGAAACTCTCGGTATCTGCCGATACTGTCGTGCTGAATACCTACACGGACACTCGTTCTCTTTTAACCTGCTCAGTACGGTTCGAGAGAATATCGCAACGGCGGCTCCCGGCGGGGACTCGGGGGCAAGTGGGTCGCCGGAGGCGGAAGGCGAGACGGAGAGCTGGTCAGCAGTCGCAGTCGTCGTCGAGTTCGATATCGAGAGTGATCCGCTTGACCTTGGTCGACTTCACGTTCTCAGCCGGGATGTCGAGACAGTCGAGTAAGCGCTCGGTGGTGTCGTTACACTCGTCATCGTCGGGTTTCGGGTGCTCCCTCGGCGGGGTCTTGAGCGTCGGGTCCACGTCGTATCTCATCCCCCCGACCGGCAGGTCGTCCACGAACGTGAGGACGTCGATCGCCGTCTCCTCTCCCGCCTTCCGGACGTCCTCCGGCGTGAAGTCGTTCCCCTCTTCGAGTTCGAGAACGACCTCGCGGCTGCCCCGGGGACCGAGCGAGAACGACGCTCCACCCGGGTTCCGGAACCGTAGGTGCCACCCACGCTGTCGGAGGAACGCCGGTAGTTCCCGTTCGAGTTCGACGTCGACGGACCGGTCGAAGGGGTTGTTGACCCAGAACCGTCGGTCGGCGAACGACGATGCGAGGTTCGTGGCGCCGCCACCGCCGGCCACCGGCGCGACGTTCCGCTGGGCGATATTGTTGTCGAACGGGACGAGCCGCCAGTGGGGGATAGAGCCGTTTACCGTGTCGGCGTTGCTCGGGTCGCCGTCGGCGGAGACGCTCACGAGGAGACACTCGTGTCCCACCGTCTCCGGCGTCCACTCGAACGGGCCGACGACCGTTTCGCCCCCCGACGAAAGAGAGCCAGCGGAGAGTTCGGCCGTCGTCATCGTCTGCCAGTCGTCCGGCCAGACGAGTCCGGTCGCCGGCTTGCAGTGGTACGCACTGACGGCCGTGTTCTCGGCCGTCCCGGTTCCCCGGTTTTTCACGCGGACGTACATGTAGTTAGACGTGCCGACGACGGGGGTCTGGTGGTCCGTCCCCCCGTCCGGACTCGTCCGGTTCCACATGTCGGTCGTGTTCCAGAAGTTCCGCTGGTACTCGTACTCGCCGTCGCGCCCGTCGTCGACGTAGACGTCCGTCTCCGGCGGCGCTCCCTCGGTACTCACGGGGGTCGGCGCGCCCGGCGGCTGGTACAGCCCCTGCTGTTCGAACCCCCAGCGGACGACCTTGTGGAACGCGCCGCCGGGGTGGCCCTCGAAGTCGGTCGTCCCCTGGTCGGCGTCCATGACCGCCGTCGCGAACACCGCCGGATCGCTCGTGTTCGACGTCATCGACCCGACGGCCCGGACGAGAAGGTACGCGAGGTAACGCGCGGCGAACCGCTGGACGTTCAGCCGGTCGTCGTCGCCCCCGGTCGAGCGGTAGACTCGAAACAGGGTCGTGGCGAGTATCTGCGTGCTCGGGTAGCCCCCGCTGTCGTTCGTTCCGCCCCACGCCCAGCCCGCAGTGACGTCTCGGTCGTGTCGGCGCGTGATCAGCGTGCTCCAGGGGAACGTCCGGAAGCGGTCGGCCACGGGCGTGCCCGGGTCGTTGAGCACGACTGCGAGACTGTCACCGATGCCGTGTGCGAATCCGAACGTCCCCGAACCGATGCTGTTCCGGAGGACCGAGTGGGCGAACTCGTGGACGACGATTCGAACGTCCGCAGCGATGCCCACGTCACAGCCGCTCCGACAGAGCCCGAACGTGAACTTCGTCGTCCCCGACGAACTGCCGAAGTGGAACGCGTTCACGCCACCCCCGACACCCCGGTGGTCGGTAGGAATCGGGAAGGAGGTGCCGCTGAAGAACCCCGACACGTCGAACCCCAGGTCGTCGATCATCCGGTAGAGCGAGTCCAGATAGTAGTACGCGCTCACGGCCGCGAAGTCGTCGGTCGGCGCCGAGGACGAGAAGTCGCCCTCCGGAAGCGGCGCCGTCGGCGGCGCAACCGTCGGCGAGTTCGTGTCCTGGAGGTCGATATACTCCCCCGAGAGCGATTGGTCGTCGCCTGGGTCGGGGGCCGTGAGGCCGGCGAGCGTCACGTCCTCCGTGAGGGGGTCGAGCGTGCCGGCCGGATCACAGCAGTCGATGTCTGGCTGGGGCGTGTCGGTCAGGAAGTCGGCGGGAAAGACGTTCCCGTGTGCAGTCTCGACGAACGCACGCAGGTAGAGCACCGCGCCGGTGACCGGTTCGACGAACGCCCGCCAGTTGATCGGTCCGAGATCGGGGCGGGCGAGCGTGAACAGCACCTCGGTGACGACGTAGTGGGTTCCGTCCTCGATTTCGTCGGGAACCGGCGGGAGCGGGAGGGTGGGCGGTCCCTCGTGGTCGGAGTTGCCCTCGCGCTGTCCGCGCTCGCTCTCCGGGTCGAACCGAAGTTCGGAGTCGTACCGGTAGACGAGCGAGCGCCTGCGGGTGATTTCGGGCCCGCGCTTGGTCTTGAATGCTCCCTCCTCGGACGGGCCAAGGAGGTCCTCGAGGTCGTCCGCGTCAATTGCGTCGGCGGTGTAGTCCGCCCGCTCGAACGCGCCGATGACCTCCGGTTTCTCCTCGTCAGGTGTGACGACTCGGATGTCGTAGTGTACCGTGCTCTGGGAACTGGTGGTCCGGAGGTCGTCGTCGTGCATCCGGACGCTGAGCTCCGCCTCCCACACCGGGAGCCCTAGGTGGGTCTGTTGGTACGTGACGGTGGTCGTCTCCATGACGCCTCGCTCTTCGGCGAACCTGAGGCGCGTTCCCTCGTCGGTGGGCTCCGTCGATGAATTCCGCGGGAGTGGCTGATCGAGGTCGACCAGCCAGCCGGGGTCGATGTCGTAGATCTCGGCAACGTCTCGAACGTACTGCCCGGCGAGCGATCGGGGTGTCGGTGCCGTCAATCCCGCGTCGGTCTCGGTGTACGGTTGCTGTAAGTGCCGCAGACTACGCGCGATTCCCTCCTGATCCCGCCGTACTTCCACATCGGGGGTGATCTCGAAAGTCATCTTCTTATTCTTCGCTAGCTATTATCATTCAATTCACATATAATCACGGGGGAGTGCAGGCCAGACTGCCGAACGCCAAGCGGCCGGGTTCGAAGCACCGGGTGTCACGAGGCCACCGGAGGCGAGATCGCCGGTAAAAGACCACGCACGACCGTACGAAACGGCCGCTCTCGTACGAGCGCTCGTCTCACTCGAACGTCCTCTGATCGGCGGACGAGAGTCACGCACACGGACCGTCTCCCGACGAATTCATCGTGGACGTGGGGACGGGCCATCCCGTCGTGGCACAGTTCGGTAGCACCGTCGAAACCTATCACTACTTGCGGGTTTCGACGAAGCCACCGCAGACCCTTTACCGCCGCCCCGCCCCCACTCGGGTATGCAAGGGACGTTCGAGGGCGGCACCGTTCGGGTCGGCGGCGACGCCCGCCAGCGCTTCTACGACGCGCGGGGGTACGGCCGGCCACTCGACGGCAACCGGATCGAACTCGCGCCCGTCGAGGCCGCCCACCTCCTCTTTCGGGGTGACCTCGACGGCGTCGTCGGTCCCGACGGCGAGACGATGGCCTTCCGGGCCTTCCTCACCGCCGCCGACGCCGTCCTCACCTTCGTCGTCTACAAGGACCTCCGCGACCGGGGCTTCTACCTCTCGCCCACCCGCGAGGGATGGGTCGACGACCCCGCGGGCGCGGACCTCGTGGTCTACCCCCGCGGGAAGGGGCCGGCCGACGACGAGGTGGCCCATCGGGTCCGCGTCGCCGGCGAACGCGAGGAGATTCCCGCCGCCGACCTCGGGGACGTGGTCCTCGCCGTCGTCGACGAGGAGGGGGAACTCACGTACTTCGAGACGGAACGGATCGGGGCGGCGGGCGACGCCGACGCCGAGATCGACCGGTACGATCCCCCCACCGACCTCGACGCCGCTCTCCTCGCCGACCGGGCGGTCGTGTGGGACCCCCCGGCCGACCTCCACGACCGCGGGTTCTACGGTCAGCGCCTCCACGGCCGAAACGCCGAGTCCGGGCCGCTCCAGCTCTCGCTCGTGGAGGCGGCGTATCTCGCTCGCCGCGGCGCGCTCGGCCTGCCCGAACCCCGCGTGGTCGAGCGCGGCCGGCAGGTGGAGGGGGAGCGCTTCGACCGCCGGCTGCGCGCCTACGCGGCGCTCCGGGCGGCGGGGAGCGTCCCCAAGAGCGGGTTCAAATTCGGCGCCGACTTCCGCACCTACGACGGCTTCACGACGGTCTCGGAGATGGACCACTCCACCCGCCTGATCCGCGTCGTCTCGCCCGCGCATACGTTCCTCCCCCGCGACCTCTCGCTCGACGTGCGGCTGGCGGGCGGGGTCCGGAAACGAATGGTTTTTGCGCTGACCGACGTGAACGAGGGGATAGACTGGCTCTCGGTCGCCCGACTCACGCCCTAACATGACACGAGACACTCCCGAGGACGCCGAGGACACGCAGGACGACCACCCCGTCGCCGACGGCGGAAGCGACGCCGACACCGCCGCCGGCGCCGACGACGTGGCGCTCGATCCGTGGGGCTCCTCGACCGTCTCCGACTACCGCAAGCTGTTCGACGAGTTCGGCATCGAGGCCTTCGACGAGGCGCTCGACGAAGTGCCGAACCCACACTACCTGATGCGCCGGGGCGTCATCTTCGGCCACCGCGACTACCGTCCCGTGGCCCGGGCGCTCCGCGAGGGCGAGGACGCCGCCGTCCTCTCCGGATTCATGCCCACCGGCGACCCCCACATCGGCCACAAACTCGTCTTCGACGAGATCATCTGGCACCAGCAGGAGGGCGCCGACGCCTACGGGTTGATCGCCGATCTGGAGGCCCACAGCGCCCGCGGCCTCTCGTGGGACGAAATCGACGAACACGCCCGCGACTACCTGCTCTCCCTGCTCGCGCTGGGATTCGACCCCGAGGAGGGCGAACTCTACCGGCAGTCGACCAACCGCGAGGTACAGGACCTCGCGTTCGAGCTGGGATCGAACGCTCGCTTCGCGGAGTTCGAGGGCATCTACGGCTTCGACGGCGAAACCTCCGTCTCCCACATGCAGTCCGTCGTCACCCAGATGGCGGACATCCTCTACCCCCAGCTGGAGGAACCGAAGCCGACGGTCATCCCCGTCGGGCCGGATCAGGACCCGCACATGCGTCTCGCGCGCGACGTGGCCGCACGGATGCGCTACTTCAAGGTCACCGAGGCGTACGCGAGCTTCGAGGCCGACGCCGCGGAGCGCGACCACCTCGCGGCCGCCTACGCGGCGCTGGAGGACGATTCGGACACCGTGCGTTGCGAGGACGCCGCCGACTGGCTCGACGCCGAGATGGCGCCCGACGCCGTCCGCGACGCCGCCATCGAGAAGCTCCGCGCCGCGGGGAAGGAGCCGCTCCGCCCCCGCGTTCGGTTCCTCGACCGCAACGCCACCGACGAGGCCTTCGACGCCCTGATCGACGCCGTGCCGGGCGAGAAGCGTCGCTACGACGAGCACATCGACGCCTTCGAGATGGACCGCGAGGCTGCGGAGGAGTTGGCCCGCGAGGTAGAAGTCGACCACGGCGGCTACGGCTTCCTCCCGCCCTCTTCCATCTACCACCGGTTCATGACCGGGCTGACGGGCGGGAAGATGTCGTCGTCGATTCCGGCCTCTCACATCTCCCTGCTCGACGACCCCGAGGACGGCTACGACAAGGTGAAGTCGGCGACGACGGGCGGGCGCGAGACGGCCGAGAAACAGCGGGAGTTGGGGGGAAAGGCCGACGAGTGTCCAGTCTACGAACTCTACGCCTACCTCCTCGCCGGCGACGACGACGAGTTCGCGACCGAGGTGTACGAGGAGTGTGTCGGCGGCGAACGGCTCTGTGGCGGCTGTAAGGAACAGGCGGCCGAACTCATGCGCGACTTTCTGGAAGACCACCAGGAGAAGCGCGCGGAGATGGAGGCCGTCCTCGACGATCTGGACATCGATCTGGATTCGGATCGGCGGGGCGTCCCCGGCGACGGACATTAGGGTGGGGAACGCTTTTGCCTCGCGCTCCGCATCGTCGAAGTATGGCGCCCGATCCCGCCACGACCGAGTCGTTCGCTCGCGAAGCGACCGCCGTCGGGTTCGGGTTCTTTTTCGCGGTCTGATCGCGGTCGGCGGACTCCGCCCGCGGTGGGCGGACGAAATCGACCCGTTCGGCCGGCCACGCGGCGGCCGTGTGGCCTTCGGAACTGCTAACTGACCGGCTTGGGTGAACGTGGACAAGAGAACATGCGACTCCCGGAATCACAGGTCGCGGTGTTGGAAGCCGCGAGCGCGACGGACGAACGGACCATCGAACAGTTGAGCGAGGCGACGGGGCTGAAACCGGAGACGGTGACCGGCGCCGCCTTCGACCTCGAAGACGCGGGGCTGGTGACGGTCGCCACCGCGGAGGCGGTGTCTCACGCCCTCACGGCCGAAGGCGAGACGTACGCCGACGCGGGGTTGCCCGAGGTGCGCCTCTATCGGGCCGCCGTCGACGCCGGCGCCGACGCCGACCCCGTCCCGATGGGTGAGGTCATCGGCGCGGCGGCTCTCGACGGTCCCAAGGTGGACATCGCCCTCGCCAACTACGCCCGCAAGGGGTACGGCGAGGTGGCGTCGGGGGAGATTCGGGCCGACCCCGAAGCCGACCCCGAGGCCGATAGCGAGGTGGCGGCGCTCGCCGCGCTCGTGGCCGACGAGGCCGTTGCCGACGACGACGCACTCGATCAGCTCGTTCGCCGTGGTCTCGCCGACCGGAACGAGCGGACCGTCCGCTCGGTCACCCTCACCGACGAGGGCGTGACGGCGCTGATGGAGGGCGTCGAGGCGGCGGAGACGGTCGACCGCCTCACTCCCGAGATGCTGACCTCCGGCGAGTGGCGGGACGTGGAGTTCACGCCGTACAACGTCGAGGCGGACGCCCCGGAGCGGCAGGGCGGCAAGGTCCACATCCTCCGACAGACCGCCGAGCGCGTGAAAGACACGCTCGTCGGCATGGGCTTCCGGGAGATGGACGGCCCCCACGCCGACTCGGAGTTCTGGATCAACGACTGCCTGTTCATGCCCCAAGACCACCCGGCGCGCACCCACTGGGACCAGTTCGCCCTCGACGTGGCGCCGATGGCGGACATCCCCGAGGATCTGCTGGAACGCGTCCGCTCGGCCCATCTGGACGGGGTCGGCGATGACGGCGACGGCTACCACTCCCCGTGGACCGAGGAGGTTGCCCGCGAAATCGACCTCCGGGGCCACACCACCTCGCTCTCGATGCGCTACCTCTCGGGGCACGAAATCGGCGACCTCGAACCCCCGGAACGCTTCTTCAGCGTCGAGAAGGTGTACCGAAACGACACGCTCGACCCGACGCATCTCCTCGAATTCTTCCAGATCGAGGGCTGGGTGATGGCCGAGGACCTCTCGGTGCGTGACCTGATGGGCACCTTCGAGGAGTTCTACGAGCAGTTCGGCATCACCGACCTGCAGTTCAAGCCCCACTACAACCCCTACACCGAACCGAGCTTCGAGCTGTTCGGCACCCATCCCGAGACGGGCGAGTTGATCGAAATCGGCAACAGCGGTATGTTTCGCGAGGAAGTCCTCCGCCCCCTCGGCGTCGAGTGTGACGTGATGGCGTGGGGGCTGGCGCTCGAACGACTTCTGATGCTCATGTACGGCTTCGACGACATCCGCGACGTGCACGGGACGCTCTGTGATCTGGACCTCCTGCGGGAAACGGAGGTGCTTCACTGATGCCCGTCGTCGACGTCGACGCCGACGAACTACGGCGGCTGACGGGCCACGAGGAGAAGAGCGACGACGAGTTGATCGACGACCTGTTCGCGCTCGGCCTGGAGTACGAGGGCGAGACCGAGGAGGGCGAACTCCAACTGGAGTTCGGCCCCGACCGGCTGGACCGCCTCTCGGTCGAGGGCGTCGCCCGCTCCCTTCGCTACCAGTACGGCGACGACCGCGGCGTCTACGTCCCCAACACGAACGATCCCGACTGGACCATCGAGGTCGACGAGTCGGTGCCCGACGAGCGGCCGTACGTCACCGGCGCGGTGATCCGCGGGGTCGACCTGGACGACGCCGCCCTCGACTCCCTGATCCAACTGCAGGAGAAACTCCACGCGACGATGGGGCGCAAGCGGGCGAAAGGCGCCATCGGCATCCACGACCTCACGATGCTGAAAGGGGAAGTGCTGAGCGACGACGGGCGGGACGGTCACACCATCACCTACCGCGGCGTCGACCCCGAGGGCGACCGGTTCGTCCCTCTCGACTCGGACGCGGAGATGACGCCCGCACAGGTGCTCACGGACCACCCGACCGGCGAGACGTACGCCCCCATCGTCGAGGAGTACGAGCGCTACCCGGCCATCTACGACGAGATCGGTCTGTTCTCGTTCCCGCCGGTCATCAACGGCCGCCGGACCGAGGTGTCGACCGACTCGCGCGACCTGTTCGTCGAGTTGACGGGGACCGACCAGTGGACCATCGACCGGATGTGCAACGTCATCTGCTACGCCCTCGACGCCCGCGGCGCGACGATAGAGGCGGTCGAGGTGGCCTACCCCGACGGGACGCTTCCGCGTCCCGACTTCGAGGTGGAGACGAAAACCGTCGCCCACGAGCGCATCGAGGGGATGCTCGGCGTCGACCTGGAGGTCGAGGAGACGGTCGACCTGTTCGAGCGGTCGGGACTGGACGCCGACATCGAGGACGGCGACGGTCCGACCGCCTACGAGGTGTCGATCCCCCCCTATCGGACCGACGTCCTCCACCCTCTCGACCTGATCGACGACGTGGGGCGGGCGTACGGCTTCAACGAACTCGACCCGCGGTACCCGGACGTGGCGACCGTCGGCGGGCGACACGACCGCTCGAAACTGGAGGCCGCCGCGCGCACGTCGCTCGTCGGCCTCGGCTTCGAGGACCTGCTCAACTTCCACATGATCTCCGAGAGAGAGAACTACGAGCGGATGGGCGTCGCCCCCGGCACGCCCGTCGTCGGCGGCGCGGACCCGGTGACGATCACCGAACCCTACAGCGAGGACTACACCATGCTCCGGACGTGGGCGCTGCCCTCCCTGCTGATGGTGCTGGAGAACAACACCCACCGGGCGTATCCCCAGGACCTCGCCGAAATCGGGTTGGCCGCGGGCGCGGACGACGACGAGAACACGGGCGTCGCGGAACACCGCACCGTCGCGGCCGTTCTCGCCCGCCACGACGCCACCTACGAGGACGCCAAGTCGCGGCTGGCGTCGCTGTGTGGCGACTTCGACGTCGACCTCGAAACCCCGGCGACCGAGCATCCGACCTTCATCGACGGCCGGGCGGCCGAGGTGGTGATCGACGGCGACACCGTCGGCGTCATCGGCGAGGTCCACCCGCAGGTGCTGGTGGAACACGACCTCGAACTGCCGGTGGCGGCGTTCGAGTTCCGGCTGGACGCGCTGGCGTAAGCGCCCGGTCAGTACGTTTCGATATCGACGCCGAGCCGCTCGAAATCCGTGACGTTTCGCGTGAGCACCGGTTCGTCGACGATTTCGGCGGTCGCGCCGATGATCACGTCGCCGTCGGCGACGGCGTTGCCCTCGTTCGCCAGCTGTCCGGCGAGGCGTCCCGCCTTCCGCATGACCGCCGTATCGGCCGGATGGATGGGTTTCGACGCGAGAACGTTCTCCACCCGGTCGCGCTCGGCCGCCGACTGGGTCGAGCGCGCGACGCCGTACTGTAGTTCGAAGAGCGTCATCGCCGAGAGGCGCTGTTGTACGAGGTTCGCTTCCAACTCGCGTGCCGTCGCCACGGCACCCTCCTCACCGTTCATCAGGTCGATCAGAAACGACGTGTCGAGGAGCACTACGCGCCTCGCATGTCGTCTGCGACCGTCTCCAACTCC
This window of the Haloplanus rubicundus genome carries:
- a CDS encoding tRNA-intron lyase; protein product: MQGTFEGGTVRVGGDARQRFYDARGYGRPLDGNRIELAPVEAAHLLFRGDLDGVVGPDGETMAFRAFLTAADAVLTFVVYKDLRDRGFYLSPTREGWVDDPAGADLVVYPRGKGPADDEVAHRVRVAGEREEIPAADLGDVVLAVVDEEGELTYFETERIGAAGDADAEIDRYDPPTDLDAALLADRAVVWDPPADLHDRGFYGQRLHGRNAESGPLQLSLVEAAYLARRGALGLPEPRVVERGRQVEGERFDRRLRAYAALRAAGSVPKSGFKFGADFRTYDGFTTVSEMDHSTRLIRVVSPAHTFLPRDLSLDVRLAGGVRKRMVFALTDVNEGIDWLSVARLTP
- a CDS encoding tryptophan--tRNA ligase, giving the protein MTRDTPEDAEDTQDDHPVADGGSDADTAAGADDVALDPWGSSTVSDYRKLFDEFGIEAFDEALDEVPNPHYLMRRGVIFGHRDYRPVARALREGEDAAVLSGFMPTGDPHIGHKLVFDEIIWHQQEGADAYGLIADLEAHSARGLSWDEIDEHARDYLLSLLALGFDPEEGELYRQSTNREVQDLAFELGSNARFAEFEGIYGFDGETSVSHMQSVVTQMADILYPQLEEPKPTVIPVGPDQDPHMRLARDVAARMRYFKVTEAYASFEADAAERDHLAAAYAALEDDSDTVRCEDAADWLDAEMAPDAVRDAAIEKLRAAGKEPLRPRVRFLDRNATDEAFDALIDAVPGEKRRYDEHIDAFEMDREAAEELAREVEVDHGGYGFLPPSSIYHRFMTGLTGGKMSSSIPASHISLLDDPEDGYDKVKSATTGGRETAEKQRELGGKADECPVYELYAYLLAGDDDEFATEVYEECVGGERLCGGCKEQAAELMRDFLEDHQEKRAEMEAVLDDLDIDLDSDRRGVPGDGH
- the pheS gene encoding phenylalanine--tRNA ligase subunit alpha, with amino-acid sequence MRLPESQVAVLEAASATDERTIEQLSEATGLKPETVTGAAFDLEDAGLVTVATAEAVSHALTAEGETYADAGLPEVRLYRAAVDAGADADPVPMGEVIGAAALDGPKVDIALANYARKGYGEVASGEIRADPEADPEADSEVAALAALVADEAVADDDALDQLVRRGLADRNERTVRSVTLTDEGVTALMEGVEAAETVDRLTPEMLTSGEWRDVEFTPYNVEADAPERQGGKVHILRQTAERVKDTLVGMGFREMDGPHADSEFWINDCLFMPQDHPARTHWDQFALDVAPMADIPEDLLERVRSAHLDGVGDDGDGYHSPWTEEVAREIDLRGHTTSLSMRYLSGHEIGDLEPPERFFSVEKVYRNDTLDPTHLLEFFQIEGWVMAEDLSVRDLMGTFEEFYEQFGITDLQFKPHYNPYTEPSFELFGTHPETGELIEIGNSGMFREEVLRPLGVECDVMAWGLALERLLMLMYGFDDIRDVHGTLCDLDLLRETEVLH
- the pheT gene encoding phenylalanine--tRNA ligase subunit beta gives rise to the protein MPVVDVDADELRRLTGHEEKSDDELIDDLFALGLEYEGETEEGELQLEFGPDRLDRLSVEGVARSLRYQYGDDRGVYVPNTNDPDWTIEVDESVPDERPYVTGAVIRGVDLDDAALDSLIQLQEKLHATMGRKRAKGAIGIHDLTMLKGEVLSDDGRDGHTITYRGVDPEGDRFVPLDSDAEMTPAQVLTDHPTGETYAPIVEEYERYPAIYDEIGLFSFPPVINGRRTEVSTDSRDLFVELTGTDQWTIDRMCNVICYALDARGATIEAVEVAYPDGTLPRPDFEVETKTVAHERIEGMLGVDLEVEETVDLFERSGLDADIEDGDGPTAYEVSIPPYRTDVLHPLDLIDDVGRAYGFNELDPRYPDVATVGGRHDRSKLEAAARTSLVGLGFEDLLNFHMISERENYERMGVAPGTPVVGGADPVTITEPYSEDYTMLRTWALPSLLMVLENNTHRAYPQDLAEIGLAAGADDDENTGVAEHRTVAAVLARHDATYEDAKSRLASLCGDFDVDLETPATEHPTFIDGRAAEVVIDGDTVGVIGEVHPQVLVEHDLELPVAAFEFRLDALA
- a CDS encoding type II toxin-antitoxin system VapC family toxin, giving the protein MLLDTSFLIDLMNGEEGAVATARELEANLVQQRLSAMTLFELQYGVARSTQSAAERDRVENVLASKPIHPADTAVMRKAGRLAGQLANEGNAVADGDVIIGATAEIVDEPVLTRNVTDFERLGVDIETY